The following coding sequences lie in one Zingiber officinale cultivar Zhangliang chromosome 2B, Zo_v1.1, whole genome shotgun sequence genomic window:
- the LOC122047621 gene encoding protein canopy-1-like, with product MKATRKITAAAIAGSALQLVAFLAIFVSVASIDDRCAACNVVAAEIEVVLSNEKPRNHLDMRHRLDSRGQREGKVIDYRVSELRVVELLDGLCEKMQDFTLEESDSGEQMWVKVRSWDRIEGDKQAALAYSKQLSSFCGRLLEDTEDELAEWIKKGFTQAGGVSKALCQDLSKHCSYSSGSSAMDHGEL from the exons ATGAAGGCGACGAGGAAGATCACGGCGGCGGCGATCGCCGGATCCGCATTGCAGCTCGTTGCGTTTCTAGCGATTTTTGTTTCCGTCGCTTCAATAGATGACAGATGCGCCGCGTGCAACGTTGTCGCG GCTGAAATAGAGGTTGTACTTTCTAAT GAGAAACCAAGAAATCATCTAGATATGCGCCATCGATTGGACTCAAGAGGACAGCGTGAAGGAAAAGTAATTGATTACAG GGTTAGTGAGTTAAGGGTGGTTGAACTCCTTGATGGTCTCTGTGAAAAAATGCAGGATTTTACTCTTGAGGAG TCAGATTCAGGCGAACAAATGTGGGTAAAAGTAAGAAGTTGGGACAGGATTGAAGGTG ATAAGCAAGCAGCACTAGCATACTCGAAACAGTTATCCTCGTTTTGTGGAAG GTTGCTGGAGGACACAGAGGATGAG CTTGCGGAGTGGATAAAGAAAGGATTCACGCAAGCCGGCGGTGTAAGCAAAGCCCTTTGTCAAGATCTCAGTAAGCACTGCAGCTACTCCAG